Proteins encoded in a region of the Novibacillus thermophilus genome:
- the phnF gene encoding phosphonate metabolism transcriptional regulator PhnF yields MMPAKEQALHLEIAEYLIGNIRTGVFAENEKIPSEQELCLQFQVNRHVVRQAIARVASLGWVTPVQGKGCYVNRIPKPVRYDLSSRTRFSENMNSQGVRHKGQLLEWEERVPTEEERENLALDDGETVYRLEILRYIEDQPLSVTTTVLPVAEFPDLPDYFHNFHSLYDILINHYHFRPIRERSVFQATLPALQDVKILQMPENVPVMEITSLMKHPGGFPVEFSISRIRGDMTKCLVEF; encoded by the coding sequence ATGATGCCAGCGAAGGAACAAGCGCTCCATTTGGAAATTGCAGAGTACTTGATTGGGAACATCCGCACAGGCGTCTTTGCCGAAAATGAGAAAATACCTTCGGAACAAGAACTGTGTCTCCAGTTTCAAGTGAACCGGCACGTCGTCAGACAAGCGATTGCGAGAGTCGCCAGTTTAGGGTGGGTGACACCTGTACAGGGAAAAGGATGCTATGTCAACCGCATCCCCAAACCGGTTCGGTACGACCTTTCGTCGCGCACGCGTTTTTCTGAAAACATGAACAGCCAAGGCGTTCGCCATAAAGGTCAGTTACTGGAGTGGGAAGAAAGGGTCCCGACGGAAGAAGAACGGGAAAATTTAGCCCTCGATGACGGAGAGACCGTCTATCGGCTGGAAATTTTACGTTATATTGAAGATCAGCCGCTGTCAGTGACGACGACCGTTTTACCTGTGGCAGAATTCCCGGATTTACCGGATTATTTTCACAACTTTCACTCACTTTACGATATTTTAATCAACCATTACCATTTTCGTCCCATCCGGGAGCGTTCCGTCTTTCAAGCGACGCTTCCCGCCTTGCAGGATGTGAAAATACTGCAAATGCCCGAGAACGTTCCTGTGATGGAGATCACCAGTTTGATGAAGCACCCTGGTGGGTTTCCGGTCGAATTCAGCATAAGTCGTATCAGAGGCGACATGACAAAATGTTTAGTCGAGTTCTAA
- the phnG gene encoding phosphonate C-P lyase system protein PhnG: protein MKKARLTKILVEGNRDLLKKMAQQVEKRVEVKVEQPPRKGLVMLKARDSISMQPFYLGEGLVTECAVSIQGKFGFGAIMGEDPERSYQIAVVDAAFNARLPLVDSWIPELEREERSIRQRHFREHVMAEHSRVQFDTMEDYNDKS, encoded by the coding sequence ATGAAAAAGGCGCGACTGACCAAAATTCTCGTGGAAGGCAACCGGGACTTACTGAAAAAAATGGCACAACAAGTAGAAAAAAGGGTAGAAGTCAAGGTTGAACAGCCACCTCGAAAGGGCCTCGTCATGTTAAAGGCGCGAGACTCGATTTCCATGCAGCCTTTTTACCTTGGTGAAGGGCTTGTCACTGAGTGCGCCGTCTCCATTCAAGGAAAGTTCGGCTTCGGAGCGATCATGGGGGAAGATCCGGAACGTTCCTATCAAATAGCGGTCGTCGATGCCGCTTTTAACGCTCGTCTTCCACTGGTTGATTCATGGATTCCCGAACTCGAACGGGAGGAACGGAGCATTCGTCAGCGACATTTTCGGGAACACGTGATGGCAGAACATTCGCGCGTTCAGTTCGACACGATGGAGGATTACAATGACAAAAGCTGA
- the phnH gene encoding phosphonate C-P lyase system protein PhnH → MTKAERTFDMVHGTQRIYRHLLDCMAKPGVIRNIRGSFEMTAQDHGLSPVLAAVAFTLIDREVSFHLMCERSDDARKFLQWKTFSRHRPLPDADYVLIQRRLNGREVREVMAQVKRGTLADPHLSATVFLLVTHVSQAEGGAGMVLHLRGPGIKGRRTCHVEGLLPEWLEERQSINREFPLGIDIVLVTESGDMLALPRTTLIESEEL, encoded by the coding sequence ATGACAAAAGCTGAGCGAACGTTTGACATGGTGCACGGGACACAGCGCATATACCGCCACCTGTTAGACTGCATGGCAAAACCGGGAGTGATTCGGAATATCCGAGGCTCGTTCGAGATGACGGCACAGGACCACGGGCTTTCTCCAGTGTTGGCCGCAGTCGCCTTCACGTTGATCGACCGGGAGGTTTCGTTTCACCTTATGTGTGAAAGAAGCGATGATGCGAGGAAGTTTTTACAGTGGAAAACGTTCAGTCGACACCGGCCCTTGCCGGATGCAGACTATGTCTTGATTCAAAGGCGATTGAACGGGCGAGAAGTTCGGGAAGTGATGGCACAAGTGAAGCGTGGGACACTCGCTGACCCCCACCTAAGCGCGACGGTGTTTTTGCTTGTGACGCATGTGTCACAAGCTGAGGGTGGCGCCGGGATGGTCCTGCACTTGAGAGGACCGGGCATAAAGGGGCGAAGGACGTGTCACGTGGAAGGGTTGCTTCCGGAATGGCTAGAAGAGCGGCAATCCATCAACCGGGAGTTTCCGCTCGGAATAGACATCGTCTTGGTGACGGAATCAGGCGATATGCTAGCCCTGCCGAGAACGACTTTGATCGAAAGTGAGGAATTGTGA
- the phnC gene encoding phosphonate ABC transporter ATP-binding protein has translation MATLLEFRNVFKKYGRDTTALSDVSFSVEAGAFVSVIGPSGAGKSTLLRCINRMVDASRGEIVFDGINTQSLKKRDLRKLRTKIGMIFQHYNLVNRLSVIENVLHGRLGYKSTIAGVLGLYKEEEKRQAFELLSVLGLEEQVYKRCDQLSGGQKQRVGIARALIQNPKMLLCDEPIASLDPNASKVIMEHLKDISSTMGITVLINLHQVEVALKYSDQVIGLNGGRVVYDGSPEHITHQEIRRIYGSRLEDDIVDLGEKSAG, from the coding sequence ATGGCGACGTTATTAGAGTTTCGCAACGTATTCAAAAAGTACGGTCGCGATACGACTGCCCTGTCGGATGTCAGTTTCTCGGTGGAAGCGGGAGCGTTTGTTTCCGTGATCGGCCCTTCCGGAGCCGGAAAATCCACGCTCCTTCGCTGTATTAATCGCATGGTTGATGCGAGCCGCGGGGAGATCGTGTTTGACGGGATCAACACACAAAGCTTGAAAAAAAGAGACTTACGAAAATTGAGAACGAAGATCGGAATGATCTTTCAACATTACAACTTGGTGAACCGATTGAGTGTGATCGAAAATGTTCTGCACGGGAGACTCGGTTACAAGTCGACGATCGCCGGTGTCCTTGGGCTTTATAAAGAGGAAGAAAAAAGACAGGCGTTTGAGCTTTTAAGTGTTTTGGGGTTGGAAGAGCAAGTCTACAAACGGTGCGACCAGCTCAGCGGAGGACAAAAACAGCGAGTTGGCATTGCGAGAGCGTTGATTCAAAATCCGAAAATGCTGTTGTGTGATGAACCGATTGCCTCTTTGGACCCGAACGCGTCGAAGGTGATTATGGAGCATTTGAAAGACATATCGTCCACCATGGGCATCACGGTGCTGATCAACTTGCACCAGGTCGAGGTGGCACTCAAGTACTCCGATCAAGTCATCGGGCTTAACGGAGGGAGAGTCGTTTACGACGGGTCACCGGAACACATAACCCATCAAGAGATTCGTCGCATTTACGGTTCTCGTTTAGAAGATGACATCGTCGATCTGGGTGAAAAAAGTGCGGGATAA
- a CDS encoding FIMAH domain-containing protein: protein MPYRNSPSGQDGLATYVYYTYVPLDHPDKMVRSVTLPDADTIDKGRIHIFDIAIKYAAPKSGADLKTRITQLAEEGAIHEQAVYALNVHLTAVNQFEKKNDSEKVVKHLQGFHHLLDYYGENGRLTDAAYRVLKADTDYLIRKWQL from the coding sequence ATGCCGTATCGGAACAGCCCATCAGGGCAGGACGGGTTAGCCACTTACGTTTACTACACTTATGTTCCGTTAGATCACCCCGATAAAATGGTCAGAAGCGTCACACTTCCGGATGCCGATACGATCGACAAGGGAAGAATTCACATCTTTGATATTGCTATCAAATACGCAGCGCCCAAAAGTGGCGCTGATCTGAAAACACGTATCACACAGCTTGCGGAAGAAGGCGCCATTCATGAACAGGCTGTATATGCCTTGAATGTCCATTTAACAGCTGTGAACCAATTCGAAAAGAAAAATGATTCGGAAAAAGTCGTCAAACATTTGCAAGGGTTCCACCACTTGCTGGATTATTATGGAGAAAATGGTCGGCTGACTGACGCAGCCTATCGTGTGCTCAAGGCTGATACCGACTATTTGATCAGGAAATGGCAACTGTGA
- a CDS encoding carbon-phosphorus lyase complex subunit PhnI → MGYVAVTGGTQAIEYAAKLVQTYRLKHVRHVLQTDEIKNQMRLLVDRIMGEGGLYAPEYAALALKQSEGDPAEAAFLLRAYRSTLPRNHYSLTVEPREMRVIRRISSAFKDIPGGQFLGPTYDYTYRLLNFNLCDDAPQPVQQFLNEFNLEVPGEEVPTFEKVTDLLRSQGLLPRVPARETEPFDVTREKLAFPAPRSARLQILARGETGAMTALAYSSMRGYGVVHPTVGELRVGYAAVHIPYPVGGDGEESVYVGEVMLTEAETINSFTQNDRENVEFVLGYGLTFGQNEVKAIAMAILERSLETAGRAPTQDEEFVLLHIDSVEAHGFVSHLKLPHYITFQSMLDRIRQTRETAGEKSGTALDRTSAFSHS, encoded by the coding sequence ATGGGTTACGTTGCGGTAACAGGCGGAACTCAGGCGATCGAGTATGCGGCTAAACTGGTGCAAACGTACCGGCTGAAGCATGTACGCCACGTTTTGCAGACGGACGAAATTAAAAACCAGATGCGTTTGTTGGTCGACCGGATCATGGGAGAAGGCGGACTCTATGCGCCTGAATATGCGGCTTTAGCGTTAAAACAGTCGGAGGGAGACCCGGCGGAAGCGGCGTTCTTGTTAAGGGCGTACCGATCCACCTTGCCGCGAAACCACTACTCTTTAACCGTCGAACCCCGCGAGATGCGGGTTATCCGCCGAATCTCGTCCGCGTTTAAAGACATCCCGGGAGGGCAATTCCTCGGCCCCACCTATGACTACACGTACCGGTTATTAAACTTTAATTTGTGCGACGACGCGCCACAGCCAGTGCAACAATTTTTAAACGAATTCAACCTGGAAGTGCCCGGAGAGGAAGTGCCTACGTTTGAAAAAGTGACGGACCTCTTGCGATCACAAGGACTGTTGCCCCGTGTCCCTGCAAGGGAGACGGAACCTTTTGACGTGACGCGAGAAAAACTCGCGTTTCCCGCTCCGCGATCGGCCCGTCTCCAGATTTTAGCTAGAGGAGAAACGGGAGCGATGACGGCTTTGGCTTACAGCAGCATGCGCGGTTACGGCGTGGTGCACCCGACGGTCGGAGAACTGCGGGTAGGATATGCAGCTGTCCACATCCCGTATCCCGTCGGCGGTGATGGGGAGGAGTCCGTGTACGTCGGTGAAGTGATGCTCACGGAGGCCGAAACGATCAACTCCTTTACCCAAAACGACCGGGAAAACGTCGAGTTCGTACTCGGATACGGGTTAACATTCGGGCAAAACGAAGTCAAGGCGATTGCGATGGCTATTTTGGAAAGAAGTTTGGAGACGGCGGGGCGTGCGCCGACTCAAGACGAAGAATTTGTGCTGCTGCACATTGACAGTGTGGAAGCGCACGGGTTTGTCTCCCATTTAAAACTCCCCCACTATATTACCTTTCAATCGATGCTGGACCGGATCCGGCAAACGAGAGAGACGGCAGGCGAAAAAAGCGGCACGGCGTTGGACCGGACGTCGGCGTTCAGCCATTCCTGA
- a CDS encoding PhnE/PtxC family ABC transporter permease yields MRDNYFAKKRIHSVLLFFLLISITYGAMVVTEYDAVKGLTSIPEAVNWGVTHFYPDAQAIQKLPNILDKLMETLLISVASAAVAGVFALLFAIFGSNTTRINVFFSTVSRGIATLFRNIDVSVWSMILLFSLGQSALTGYVALFFVSFGFLTRAFTETIDEVSASSVEALRATGAGYVSIVMHSVIPSSLPQMVSWLLFMVETNIRSATLVGILTGTGIGFSFDLYYKSLDYNSASLVVLTIVLTILLLEITSNYVRRVIL; encoded by the coding sequence GTGCGGGATAACTATTTTGCAAAAAAGCGTATTCACTCCGTTCTCCTTTTCTTTTTGTTGATCTCAATCACGTATGGTGCGATGGTCGTAACCGAGTACGATGCGGTGAAAGGGTTGACATCTATTCCGGAAGCGGTCAATTGGGGAGTCACCCACTTTTATCCTGACGCACAGGCGATCCAAAAACTCCCGAACATTTTAGACAAACTGATGGAAACGCTGCTGATATCAGTTGCATCAGCGGCAGTTGCCGGTGTCTTTGCTTTGCTCTTTGCCATTTTCGGATCCAACACGACCCGGATCAACGTCTTTTTCAGTACCGTGAGCAGAGGGATCGCAACACTGTTCCGCAACATTGATGTGTCCGTCTGGTCGATGATCTTGCTGTTTTCGTTAGGACAGAGCGCGTTGACGGGTTACGTCGCGTTGTTTTTTGTCTCTTTCGGCTTCTTGACCCGTGCCTTTACGGAAACGATCGATGAAGTAAGCGCTAGTTCCGTAGAGGCTTTGAGAGCGACAGGGGCCGGTTATGTTTCTATCGTCATGCATTCTGTCATACCTTCTAGCCTCCCTCAGATGGTCAGTTGGTTGTTGTTTATGGTGGAAACAAACATACGCAGTGCAACGTTAGTCGGAATTTTGACAGGGACAGGCATCGGATTTTCTTTTGACTTGTACTACAAAAGTTTGGATTATAACAGCGCCAGCTTGGTCGTCTTGACGATCGTGCTCACTATTTTGCTCCTCGAAATTACGTCAAATTACGTGAGAAGAGTGATTTTGTGA
- a CDS encoding ATP-binding cassette domain-containing protein — protein sequence MECVAAVDDNSETPLLTVKDLNKRYGKGCPACETPEMLAGDDNRCPHCGSVWACIHVQFELYAGEILGVVGESGSGKSSVVKSLYFDEDVHSGVATISAYKGGKVNIFSESAQQKRYIRNYLMGMVYQNPLMGLKMSFSSGGNIAEKLIASGMYHVGNIRKRAGELLEHVDIPLSRMDERPKNFSGGMQQRVQISKALANNPPILLLDEVTTGLDLSVQARVLDLIRKIQREFEVATIVVSHDLGVIRMLADRTVVMRHGRIVEEGLTDQILEDPQRAYTQQLVHSLL from the coding sequence ATGGAATGTGTCGCAGCAGTCGACGATAACTCGGAAACCCCTCTGTTGACGGTCAAAGATTTAAATAAGCGTTACGGAAAAGGCTGTCCCGCTTGTGAGACGCCGGAGATGCTCGCAGGCGACGATAACCGCTGTCCGCACTGTGGAAGTGTTTGGGCGTGTATTCACGTACAGTTCGAACTGTATGCCGGTGAAATTTTGGGTGTTGTCGGTGAAAGCGGGTCGGGCAAGAGTTCGGTCGTCAAAAGTCTATATTTTGACGAAGACGTTCATTCTGGCGTAGCCACCATCTCGGCGTACAAGGGCGGCAAGGTGAACATTTTCTCCGAATCGGCGCAGCAAAAGCGTTATATTCGCAACTATTTGATGGGGATGGTGTACCAAAATCCGCTGATGGGGCTCAAAATGTCATTTTCAAGCGGTGGCAATATTGCAGAAAAGCTGATCGCATCCGGCATGTACCACGTTGGGAACATACGTAAAAGAGCGGGAGAACTGCTGGAGCATGTGGACATTCCGCTTTCGCGCATGGACGAACGTCCGAAAAATTTTAGCGGCGGCATGCAGCAGCGCGTACAAATTTCCAAAGCGCTTGCCAACAATCCGCCGATTTTGTTACTTGATGAAGTGACGACCGGTCTCGATCTGTCGGTACAAGCGAGGGTCTTGGATTTAATACGCAAAATTCAAAGGGAATTTGAGGTTGCCACGATCGTCGTCTCCCATGATTTGGGGGTGATTCGCATGCTGGCAGACCGGACCGTGGTAATGCGACACGGACGGATCGTGGAAGAGGGGCTGACGGACCAAATTTTGGAGGACCCGCAGCGGGCGTACACCCAGCAGCTGGTTCATTCCTTATTGTAA
- a CDS encoding alpha-D-ribose 1-methylphosphonate 5-phosphate C-P-lyase PhnJ — protein sequence MSEYNFAFLDEGSKREIRRATLKAVAIPGYQVPFASREMPIGRGWGTGGLQLTLSLIGKSDCLKVMDQGHDDSVNAVSIKRLVVDCTGIPTTEDSRKATVIQTRHRIPEIPLREDQILVLQVPLPEPLRRVEAKERETKRMHAEMDYSSMWLRLYEDIVRWGKITIGADYPSMANGRYVFNPSPIPRYDLLKLHQADGLYLFGAGREKKIYAIPPYTNVTLLSFDDYPFEVERFDGASCRLCGSRDTFLDEIYDGETGTKVYQCSDTGFCAQKQRERRVV from the coding sequence ATGAGCGAATACAACTTTGCCTTTTTGGACGAAGGATCAAAAAGAGAAATCAGGCGTGCCACTTTGAAGGCGGTGGCCATTCCAGGTTATCAAGTACCGTTTGCATCTCGGGAAATGCCGATCGGAAGGGGCTGGGGGACCGGGGGGCTGCAACTAACTTTGTCGCTCATCGGGAAGTCCGACTGCCTGAAAGTGATGGACCAAGGTCACGATGACAGCGTGAATGCCGTCAGTATCAAACGCCTCGTGGTGGACTGCACAGGCATTCCCACGACAGAAGATTCGCGAAAGGCGACTGTCATACAAACCCGTCACCGCATCCCGGAGATTCCCCTCAGGGAGGATCAAATACTGGTTTTGCAAGTCCCGTTGCCGGAGCCGCTCCGACGAGTGGAAGCAAAAGAGCGAGAAACGAAGCGGATGCACGCGGAAATGGACTACAGCAGTATGTGGTTGAGGCTGTACGAGGATATCGTCAGGTGGGGAAAGATTACAATTGGAGCGGACTATCCGAGCATGGCAAACGGCCGGTATGTGTTTAATCCGAGTCCGATCCCGCGATACGATCTGTTAAAACTTCACCAAGCTGATGGGCTTTATCTCTTCGGGGCCGGAAGGGAAAAGAAAATTTACGCCATTCCTCCCTATACGAATGTCACGCTCCTCTCTTTCGACGACTATCCGTTTGAAGTGGAACGTTTCGACGGGGCTTCGTGCCGCCTGTGCGGCAGCCGTGACACCTTTCTGGACGAGATTTACGACGGAGAAACGGGGACCAAAGTGTACCAGTGTTCCGATACGGGCTTTTGTGCGCAGAAACAGCGTGAAAGGAGAGTTGTGTAA
- a CDS encoding PhnE/PtxC family ABC transporter permease, translating into MKGSATETVAEKSGGKRPSRASSGVKVKPLNKASFVTRLTLAAMLIVTVYAFVRFDDKEVTLWEGLVFTLANFKTMFSEARLEHFTFWHGLYQVMVTVGLALLTTVFGAVISLFLGLFAAHNLSSTPVSAAIKGFVAIIRAVPTVLWVLIFAVAAGLGSVAAVIGMTFHSVGYLIKAYAESFEELDKGVLEAMRASGANWWQIVFQAVIPSTITYIVSWTFLRFEINFGVAVAMGAAAGAGGIGYDMFMASSFYYDLREVGAITLYVLILAILLEMIAVRIKRNLNRSEVA; encoded by the coding sequence ATGAAAGGCTCAGCGACTGAAACTGTTGCCGAAAAATCCGGAGGAAAACGGCCATCCCGTGCGTCGAGTGGCGTGAAAGTGAAGCCTTTAAATAAGGCGTCATTCGTTACCAGGCTGACACTTGCTGCGATGCTCATCGTGACAGTGTACGCGTTTGTCCGTTTTGATGACAAAGAGGTAACGTTGTGGGAGGGGCTTGTCTTTACACTGGCCAACTTTAAAACGATGTTTTCGGAAGCGCGCTTGGAACACTTCACCTTTTGGCATGGACTGTATCAAGTGATGGTCACCGTCGGCCTGGCACTGCTGACGACCGTGTTCGGTGCCGTCATTTCCCTGTTTTTAGGACTTTTTGCAGCCCACAATCTGTCCTCGACTCCAGTTTCCGCTGCGATTAAAGGATTTGTCGCCATTATTAGAGCGGTGCCAACCGTTCTTTGGGTTCTCATTTTTGCTGTCGCCGCAGGCTTGGGAAGTGTTGCCGCTGTGATCGGCATGACGTTTCACTCGGTCGGTTATTTAATCAAAGCCTACGCCGAATCCTTTGAAGAACTGGACAAAGGAGTACTAGAAGCGATGAGGGCGAGTGGCGCCAATTGGTGGCAAATCGTGTTTCAAGCCGTTATCCCTTCGACGATAACATACATCGTGTCGTGGACGTTCTTGCGATTTGAAATTAACTTTGGAGTCGCCGTTGCGATGGGAGCGGCCGCCGGAGCCGGCGGGATCGGGTACGACATGTTTATGGCCAGTAGCTTCTATTACGACTTGCGCGAAGTGGGCGCGATTACGCTCTACGTATTGATATTGGCCATCCTCCTGGAAATGATCGCCGTGAGGATTAAAAGGAATCTGAACAGAAGCGAAGTCGCGTAA